TGGAATAATCCGCAATGAGGATATGCGCTTCAAAACATGGGAGGATTTTCGTAAGCCGCAAAGCTCGGCAGTCGTACTGGCAATGATGGATACGTCCGGTTCGATGGGAACATTCGAGAAATACATCGCGCGCAGTTTCTTTTTCTGGATGGTCCGGTTTCTGCGGACTAAGCATGAACAGGTACAGGTATGCTTTCTTGCCCATAATACCGAAGCGAAGCAGGTTGATGAGGAATCGTTCTTTACGAAAGGGGAAAGCGGCGGCACGAAATGCTCCTCGGTGTATGAATTGGCGCTGGAGCTGCTGGATACCCAGTTTCCGCCGCAGTATTACAATGCATACGCGTTCCATTTCTCGGACGGCGACAACCTTGATGCGGACAATCCTGCCACGGCAGCACTGGTGAAGAGGCTGCTTGAGCAGATCAACATGCTCGGGTACGGCGAGATTCGCAGGTACGGGCAAGGTGGAAGGCTGTGGGACGCAATGTCCGATGTCCGGCATGAAGGCTTTATCCGCTCGGTGCTGAAGGAAAAAGGCGATGTGTACCGTACATTGAAGGACTTTTTCGGTAACGCCGCCGCAGGCTGACGAAGGGGGGACATCCAGTGAAACAAACGGATTACGAGCAGCTTGAACAGGCGATCGGGCACATTACCGAATTGGCTGCACGGGAAGGGCTGGATTTCTATTCGATGCGTTACGAAATATGCCCGGCTGAGGTGCTGTATTCGATAGGCGCTTATGGGATGCCGACTCGATTCACCCACTGGAGCTTCGGCAAAGCTTATCAACGAATGAAATCCGAGTATGATTACGGCCTCAGCCGGATATACGAGCTGGTCATAAATTCTGACCCCTGCTACGCCTTTCTCCTGGACCGCAACACACTGCTGCAAAACAAATTGATCGTCGCCCATGTACTGGGGCACAGCGATTTTTTCAAGAATAATGCCATGTTCTCGGGTACCGACCGCAAAATGGTTGACCGTATGGCGGCGTTTGCCGGGCGAATGAGAGAATTCGAGCAGGAATACGGTGCCGATGAGGTTGAGCTCATTCTGGACGCCGGTATCTCCATTCAAGAGCATATCGATCCCCACCACCGGTTCGGGCGCAAAGAAGGCTTCAGTGAAACGGAGGGCGGGAGCAAGGACGTCATGGGCTTTATTGCCGGCGGCAGCAGGACGCTGCAGGACTGGCAGCGAGAGATTGTGTATATGCTGCGCGAAGAAATGCTCTATTTCTGGCCGCAAATGGAAACGAAAATCTTAAACGAAGGCTGGGCAAGCTTCTGGCATCTGCGCCTTGTGCGGGAGCTCGAACTGACCGACCCGGAAATTCTGGAATTCGCCAAAATGAACGCCGGTGTGATTCAACCGGGGACAGGCGGCGTGAACCCATATTATTTGGGGCTGCGGATGCTTGAATACATCGAGCGAAAAGAAGGAAGGGACGCATTGTTCGAGATTCGCGAGACAGAATCGGATGTGTCGTTCCTGCGCAACTACTTAAACCGGGAATTGGTGGAAGAAATGGACCTGTTTCTGTTTGAGCGGGATCATGACGTATACAGGGTGACGGAGAAGGATGTCGCTCAAGTGCGTGAAGCGCTGATCCTCCAGCGTACCAATGGCGGCTTCCCTTATATAACGGCGATGGATGACGATTATCATGGACGAGGCGAGCTGCTGCTTAAACACCGGTACGAAGGGCTCGAGCTCGACAGCAAATATGTCGAGAGAACGCTGCCGCTCGTATACCGGCTGTGGGGACGTCCCGTTCATTTGGAGACGCGGAATGAAGACAATCTCACACTAAAGTACAGTTATGACGGTCTTCAGATGTTCGCGAAGGGGAATCACTGATTGTGAAGGTAACATCACGATTGAAGGATGGCATGAATGCCGGAATTGGGCAAATTAGGCAGGCGCGCACGTGCCTGCTTGTTTTGTTGGATGGAAGAATTTGCAGCAGCAGTTGACAAGATCCAATAAATATTATATCTTAAATTTAAGATAAATAATTTAAAGATATTTACAGAGCTTTAGAAACAAAGTTTTATCAATTAATATAACTTAAGGAGGAATATTTATGTCTTTACAATCGGCCGGCATCCATCATATTACCGCTTTTGCCAGAAATCCGCAGGAAAATGTCGACTTTTACGCAGGTGTGCTCGGTCTTCGACTGGTCAAAAAGACGATTAACTTCGATGCTCCTGAGGTATATCATTTATACTTCGGCAATGAAGCCGGCAGCCCGGGAACCATTATTACTTTCTTCCCATGGCCGGATTCGCGCAAAGGGAGTGTCGGGGGAGGTCAAGTCGGGATCACGACTTATGCCGTACCGCCGGGCTCGCTCGGTTTTTGGGAAAACCGGTTGAAAAGCTTTGGCATTTCCACTCACAGAGTAAACCGGTTTTCCGAGGAATATCTTCAATTCGCGGATAAAGAAGGCATGCAGCTGGAACTGGTAGAACGTGAAGAGGGTCAGGAAAGCAAATGGTTATTCGGCGGAATTCCGGAGGGCAGAGCAATCAAGGGCTTCGGGGGCGCTGTGTTATTCAGTACCAATGCCGGCAAAACAATGGATGTGCTTGAAAACATCCTTGGCTTGGCTAAAACCGCCGAGGACGCAGAGTATGTTCGTTATCGCGCTGCTGGGGATATCGGCAACGTGATTGACGTTCCGAAAGCCAATATGGAGTGGGGCGGGGGCGGTGCCGGTACTGTTCACCATATTGCATGGCGGGCGAAAGATTATCATGAGCATGAAGAATGGCAGCGTTCAGTCGCGCAACACGGCTATCAACCGACCCAGATCATCGATCGCCAATATTTCAATGCGATATATTTCCGTGAGGGCGGCGGCATATTGTTTGAAATCGCAACGGATCCGCCGGGATTCGCCCGTGATGAGCAAGCAGATGCTTTAGGGGAAAAGTTGATGCTGCCTGAATGGTTTGAGCCGAAGCGCTCGCAAATCGAAGCGAAGCTGCTGCCCATCCAGGTAAGGGAATTGGAGGGAGGCGAGATATGAAACACATTTTCGAAAAGGGCAGTGCTCCTGAAGCGCCGACTCTTGTTCTCTTTCACGGAACCGGTGGAACCGAGAGGTATTTACTGCCGCTGGCCAAACGTATTTCACCGTCGTCTTCGGTGCTTAGTGTCCGGGGAAATGTACTGGAGAACGGGATGCCCCGTTTCTTCAGACGTTTGGCGGAAGGCGTATTCGATGAAGAAGATTTGATCTTCCGGACAACGGAAGTAAACGAGTTTCTGGATCAGGCCGCCGAGCAATACGGATTCGACCGCGGCAACCTGGTGGCCGTCGGTTACTCCAACGGAGCCAATATCGCGGGCAGCCTTCTGTTCCACTATAAGAATTCATTGAAAGGCGCCGTTCTCCATCATCCCATGGTGCCTCGCCGAGGCATACAACTGCCGGAGTTAAGCGGAACTCCAATCTTTATCGGTGCCGGGACCAATGATCCGATTTGTTCACCGCGGGAAACGGAAGAGCTTCAGGAGCTGCTCAGCGGAGCAGGCGCTTCCGTTACCGTACATTGGGAGAATTTCGGCCACCAGCTGACCGGTGCTGAAGCAGATGCCGCCGCTGAGTGGTTCGGTAATCATTTCGCCGAATAATACGATTTGCGAAAGGGGATAACCATGATTTCCATTGATCCGGCTGCGCAAACCGACCTGGAAAATTATAAGCTGCTTATTGGGAGTATTGTTCCAAGGCCGATCGCATTCGTTACGACGCTCTCCAAGGACGGAGTCTTGAATGCCGCACCGTTCAGCTACTTTTCCATCGTAGCGAATAAGCCTCCGCTGCTCTCGGTTTCCGTTCAGCGGAAACAAGGCGTGATGAAGGATACGGCAAGGAATGCGATCGACGCCGGAGCCTTTGTAATCCATATCACGGACGAATCCATCATTGTCAAGGTAAATCAGACGGCCGCCAGTTTGCCTCCAAGCGAAAGTGAAGTATCGATGGCAGGGTTCACGCCGGCAGCCAGCGACATGATTGCTGTTCCGGGAGTGGCGGAAGCCAAAATCCGAATGGAATGCCTGCTGGAACGGGCTGTACCGCTTGGAGGCTCAGAAGGAGACCCCGCCTGTGATTTGTTGATCGGGCGTGTCGTGCGCTTTCACATTGCGGATGAAGTCTATGAGGAAGGGCATATCAATCCTGCAAAACTTGCGCCGATAAGCCGAATGGCAGGCAGCAATTATTCGAAGCTGGGCGAGCTATTCTCCATAGCGCGCCCAGATTAGAAAGCGGGTTTAATGTAATCCAAAACGGCG
This is a stretch of genomic DNA from Paenibacillus sp. sptzw28. It encodes these proteins:
- a CDS encoding SpoVR family protein; protein product: MKQTDYEQLEQAIGHITELAAREGLDFYSMRYEICPAEVLYSIGAYGMPTRFTHWSFGKAYQRMKSEYDYGLSRIYELVINSDPCYAFLLDRNTLLQNKLIVAHVLGHSDFFKNNAMFSGTDRKMVDRMAAFAGRMREFEQEYGADEVELILDAGISIQEHIDPHHRFGRKEGFSETEGGSKDVMGFIAGGSRTLQDWQREIVYMLREEMLYFWPQMETKILNEGWASFWHLRLVRELELTDPEILEFAKMNAGVIQPGTGGVNPYYLGLRMLEYIERKEGRDALFEIRETESDVSFLRNYLNRELVEEMDLFLFERDHDVYRVTEKDVAQVREALILQRTNGGFPYITAMDDDYHGRGELLLKHRYEGLELDSKYVERTLPLVYRLWGRPVHLETRNEDNLTLKYSYDGLQMFAKGNH
- a CDS encoding ring-cleaving dioxygenase; translation: MSLQSAGIHHITAFARNPQENVDFYAGVLGLRLVKKTINFDAPEVYHLYFGNEAGSPGTIITFFPWPDSRKGSVGGGQVGITTYAVPPGSLGFWENRLKSFGISTHRVNRFSEEYLQFADKEGMQLELVEREEGQESKWLFGGIPEGRAIKGFGGAVLFSTNAGKTMDVLENILGLAKTAEDAEYVRYRAAGDIGNVIDVPKANMEWGGGGAGTVHHIAWRAKDYHEHEEWQRSVAQHGYQPTQIIDRQYFNAIYFREGGGILFEIATDPPGFARDEQADALGEKLMLPEWFEPKRSQIEAKLLPIQVRELEGGEI
- a CDS encoding alpha/beta hydrolase codes for the protein MKHIFEKGSAPEAPTLVLFHGTGGTERYLLPLAKRISPSSSVLSVRGNVLENGMPRFFRRLAEGVFDEEDLIFRTTEVNEFLDQAAEQYGFDRGNLVAVGYSNGANIAGSLLFHYKNSLKGAVLHHPMVPRRGIQLPELSGTPIFIGAGTNDPICSPRETEELQELLSGAGASVTVHWENFGHQLTGAEADAAAEWFGNHFAE
- a CDS encoding flavin reductase family protein is translated as MISIDPAAQTDLENYKLLIGSIVPRPIAFVTTLSKDGVLNAAPFSYFSIVANKPPLLSVSVQRKQGVMKDTARNAIDAGAFVIHITDESIIVKVNQTAASLPPSESEVSMAGFTPAASDMIAVPGVAEAKIRMECLLERAVPLGGSEGDPACDLLIGRVVRFHIADEVYEEGHINPAKLAPISRMAGSNYSKLGELFSIARPD